A genomic window from Candidatus Kouleothrix ribensis includes:
- a CDS encoding IS630 family transposase, translating to MAPIPEDITAFLAEPHDSREYRRALAVKLALLGYLYAAISEMLDVTPGFISQAKKAYAQYGVDGFTLKYQGMQPYLSPEERQSVLDWLQDQQEWSVALLQTHIETTYGIVFQSQQSYYQLLDEAKITYKKAQHTNPRHDAALVAAKKEILDFLTAHAAAIADGSLVVVFVDQCHVLWNDACGYVWGPRGERISIPMTNFRERQTYYGAIELCTADICAIPTDTANGDWTMIFVEYVREQFPGKRIVLIWDGASYHRGTEMQEYLEGVNYKLPKDEWSVHCILFAPNAPEQNPMEDVWLKAKQYVRKHWRECINFQAVLNLFEEALNTLSFKFEKLRMYMPSLQLI from the coding sequence ATGGCTCCTATTCCTGAAGATATCACCGCCTTTCTGGCTGAACCCCATGATTCACGCGAGTATCGACGCGCACTCGCAGTAAAACTCGCGCTGCTCGGGTATTTGTATGCAGCGATTAGTGAGATGTTGGATGTCACCCCTGGGTTTATTAGCCAGGCAAAGAAAGCCTATGCGCAGTATGGAGTAGATGGATTTACCTTGAAGTATCAAGGGATGCAACCCTATCTGTCGCCTGAAGAACGACAATCCGTGCTTGATTGGTTGCAAGATCAACAAGAATGGTCTGTCGCACTCCTCCAAACGCACATCGAAACAACCTATGGCATCGTGTTTCAATCGCAGCAAAGCTATTACCAACTGCTCGATGAGGCAAAAATAACGTATAAAAAAGCCCAGCACACGAATCCTCGGCATGATGCTGCGCTGGTTGCCGCAAAAAAAGAAATCCTTGACTTTTTGACTGCACACGCGGCGGCCATTGCGGATGGGAGCCTGGTGGTGGTGTTTGTGGATCAGTGTCATGTCCTCTGGAACGATGCGTGTGGCTATGTTTGGGGGCCACGGGGCGAACGAATCAGCATTCCAATGACGAATTTTCGCGAGCGACAAACCTACTACGGGGCCATTGAATTGTGTACAGCAGACATATGCGCAATTCCAACGGATACGGCAAATGGTGATTGGACGATGATTTTTGTCGAGTATGTGCGGGAACAATTCCCAGGGAAACGGATCGTCCTCATTTGGGATGGTGCATCCTATCATCGCGGTACAGAAATGCAAGAATACCTCGAAGGTGTCAATTACAAGCTGCCAAAAGACGAATGGAGCGTCCACTGCATCCTTTTCGCACCGAATGCGCCAGAGCAAAACCCAATGGAAGATGTTTGGTTAAAAGCCAAGCAATATGTACGAAAACACTGGCGGGAATGCATCAATTTTCAGGCAGTTCTCAACTTATTTGAGGAAGCATTGAATACGCTCTCGTTCAAATTCGAAAAGCTCCGTATGTATATGCCAAGTTTACAACTCATTTAG